From the Trichoplusia ni isolate ovarian cell line Hi5 chromosome 1, tn1, whole genome shotgun sequence genome, the window GAAATTAAAAATGCCTTATTTTTAGtcggaaaaagaaaaagatgcTGTCATGTTCCTATTTCAATTCATAATAACAATCTCTCATAACAGTTACGGTTGTTTGTCAAATATCTTTAGACAGGGGTTTTAATGGGAATACAaacgaataaattttaattcagtAGGAATGgctgaaatattaaaagaatgGCTAACCGAAAGGTTGCACAGACCCATAACATGGGAAGCCCAAGAATTTGGAAATATGATGAAAAATGGCCACGTGATTGCTGGAGTGCTACACAGCTACCATGTAATAAATgatgaaaaactttttttgataAGAGATAGTTCCGCGCAAGAGGacgtaaaaaataattggaGTTACTTAATCGAATGGTTAGCAGACTTAGAAGTTTATTTGACTGCTACAGACTTAGAGTGCATTACGAATGGTAAAGGATCCACACTTCTTCGCCTATTCTACCAATTATTTCTTCATTTAGACAAAAGGGATcgtactaattttataaaaagagaaagaaaaatggTGTCCAGTCTTGTGGAGAAAATGGGACACAGATTTAAAGTAGACAAAATTCCTGAAGAAGAGGAGTCATTTGTAGATAATCTGTCTAAACCTTTActcaatgaaaaacattttatagatTGGCAAAAAAAGAAAGCTGAACAAATTAAAGACACATATGACTACATACgtcataaatattctaaaatgttaaaaaaaatagaagaatcAAATACTCCCATGAATGTCAAAGCTGCGATCCCTCCGAAATTGACCGGAAATGAACGAAAGGATATGGATAAATTTGCACAAAAATATCCCTGTAAATTCGAAAACTATACTTATGAAGAGCTTCTTGCTTTAGAACAAAAGGCCCAAGAGCAAAAGAGTTCAATCTCAGATTCAGAATGGGCTAAAGGTTATATGAATGATCTTTACACTAGAATGCGGAAAAAGAGCGACTCTGaagaatttcaaaaacaaataagaaatgttttaagTGGTACAATGTGGGATCTATCTATAGCAGAAGAAGAATCCAAGCTTGATACAGAACTAGctaaaaaagtaatgaaactTTCACAATTTGAGAAACAAATGTGCACCCAGATAATGGAAACAAAACAGCAAGCTCGCAATTTAGTCAAGAATAGAGTACAAGCAGAAAAAGAATTCGCTGATCAAAGGGAACAGCAATTTAACCAGTTCCTTGACAATGTGAAAGAACAGATTCAATTAGAAGTCACGGAAATTGATTTTGAGAAGCAAAGGCAAGCCATGCTTCACAAGAGGTTGTATGGCGAAAAAATGAAGAGGAAACGACAGCATTACTATGAAATTTGTTACGATACAGTGCTATCACTAATAGACTATGCAACAAAATATGCATATTTTACGAAACTTCTGGAAGACGACATACCAGAACACTTTATTCATGAATGGAAAACTCTGTACTATAAACAACAGCCTATTTTTGATATTCTTGATCCAATGGAAGatttgataaaagaaaaaactgagGAAGAAGCAGCTGCTCCAGTTGAAGAAATTGTAAGGCTTGAATTAGATAGACAGGAGGCTCTTAATGAGGATGAATTTATGGAATATCACAATTATTCTTATCCCTGGACTTTGGATTTATTGATACCAAATTATGACCCAGAGTCTGAAGACAGAAAGTATGAATACTTAGGAAATCGGATATTAGGGCACATGGTTTACACCTTGCTTGGAATCAAGTATCCTTATCCACCGCCACTACCTCCCGCCGAGTTACCTCAATTTAGCACTAAAGCCATATTACGGGGCCTTCCAGATAGGTCGATAACTGTACCGATGCAAACATTGCTAAATGCGCGTAAAATTCTTGTTGTTAGGCTCGAAACTGCTATAAACTTTTGCTTGcgaaaatttaaaactgaaatggTAGGTTGCACGGATATTGATTTgtcatttgataaatttatagCGGCGGCTCCTGaggaagaagaaaaagaattaATCAGATTGATGAAAATGGACGATGACGCCGCTTGCAAAAGCAGCGAGATAGCCATAGCGGCCATGTTGGGTGTTATTGCAGCCAATACGAAGCAAACACAGACTCCTAAAACAATACCCGAAGAGGAAATTAAGTTATCCGATGCTGCAGAACTAGGAAGATATGCGTATGAGACTTTAGGAGTTGGAGATACTTTGACAGCTCATCTCTTATCAGCGATGATAGTAGAATACATTAAAGACCATCGTGACATCAATGggtttgttataataaattatccgAACTCATACAGAGAAGCACAGATATTGGAAGAACATTTTTCAGGTTATACACCTCCAAACGACACTGAACTCGATGATAGAGATGAAATTTATTTAGAAGATAGTATTATAAATCAtcgtaaaaaagaaaaagatgcTTATAAAGAAGTGAGAGTCTCTAAACTAGTATCTGATCCTCACAAAAAAAGAGCTGAGAAACCCTTCGAAAGCTATTTCACGGCTTATCTTCGTCTCAAAGAAACAAGCGACATTTTGCAAGAAGTTGTGGTGTGGGATTTAACACAAGAAAATTCAGATTTAATCGATCGGTTTTACGCTGTACTAGGCCTTAATTATAGTATGTATTATGAAGCTATAGATAAAGAATTTTTAGTCCAAGTGTGCAGGTATATTATTGGTGATTTAAGTATGCCATTAAAGTCCACTGATAACCTTTTTGGGTCGAATGTAGTAAGTACTCTTGAATTCCCATCAAGTGAAGATAAAAGGACAAAATCTAAAATAGTTCGTCCAGATGTTTTGGAAGGGAAATCCAAAGCTACTTTACGTCATGGCAGCTCTAAGCAGAGTAAAGTGTCAATGACACACCAGGAATTAGAGATCGTAAAGGAACCTTCGGAAGAATACACCAACACAGAGGGTGGGATGGGAGAACTCCATGGTGAGGAAGCCTTGACAAGGACCGATAGTTATgaagaagtaaaaatattggcCGGCGAAGAAGATTGGGATTACGGCGAGATTCCTATCAGTGAAATAATAGGTGTAGCATTAGCTACTTGCTGGCAGGAGATTGAAAGAGTTTATATTCAAGAcatagaacaattatttttcgcGAAACGACTGCAGATGAACTGCTTGATTCCCTACGCAAggtttattaaagataaaatggACCAGATAATCACTCTGCCTTCTAGTAAACAAGATTTAGTGTGTCAATTCCAAAAGGAGTACAATGATTTTGAAAACGATTGGCGTGACATCAATTTCACCAAGAACGAATGGCATTGCCGGGTCAAGGAACTGCAGgataaattgtatattatttgcGATCAAAGAAAACACCACGCTGAGCAACAAAGGCATGCTTTAATATGTGATAATTGGGCTATGGAGGAATTAACAACCTTAGTAAATACTTACATATCTTGTATGCAGGCGGAACTGAACAGGTGAAAGGTTTTTATATTCCGAGTATTATTTAAATCCCAACTATTTTAatacttcattaaattaattctacttTTCAGATCAATTCTGACATTTCAAGCTTTCCACGACTTTTACTTCGCCATGATTCGACACCTGCCTCCAAACGAGAGGCTGGCGTCTAAAGAGTTGACAAGGATATTTAAAGAGTCCGAAGATGCATCAGGTAGCAGAAGAAGCGGTGAAGACAAGACTTATAAGCAGCTAAGAACCAACTTCCAAGAATTACAgctcaaaaatattgaaattgactTCCACAACaatccttttaattttattattgagaaTAATGTAAAGTTTGCTTTAAGGGTTGTTAAGGATACAAATGATTCTTATCGATCTCTTATCGCCAAAGAATATAGTGAAATTGCAAGATTGCAACCaccaataaaaaagaaagacgACGCATCGTCTGAAGAGTCAGTTAACCTTGAAGAAGTTTTCAAACAGAACGCATTGAAATGCATAGATGAATGGACTGTAGGCATCAATGGAGAAATGTATAGAGCTAGTCTACGTATGCTCGCTCTTCAGTACAAGTGTTATCGTgacatgaaattatttaatgatcacataaataaaacatttatggaAGTACAAAGTGATATTAACAACTATTACATTAACGAAATAAAGTCTGTCGACAGACTTTGTAAGTATTTGCAAATGGCCGTTGAGAAT encodes:
- the LOC113499610 gene encoding sperm flagellar protein 2-like, producing the protein MAEILKEWLTERLHRPITWEAQEFGNMMKNGHVIAGVLHSYHVINDEKLFLIRDSSAQEDVKNNWSYLIEWLADLEVYLTATDLECITNGKGSTLLRLFYQLFLHLDKRDRTNFIKRERKMVSSLVEKMGHRFKVDKIPEEEESFVDNLSKPLLNEKHFIDWQKKKAEQIKDTYDYIRHKYSKMLKKIEESNTPMNVKAAIPPKLTGNERKDMDKFAQKYPCKFENYTYEELLALEQKAQEQKSSISDSEWAKGYMNDLYTRMRKKSDSEEFQKQIRNVLSGTMWDLSIAEEESKLDTELAKKVMKLSQFEKQMCTQIMETKQQARNLVKNRVQAEKEFADQREQQFNQFLDNVKEQIQLEVTEIDFEKQRQAMLHKRLYGEKMKRKRQHYYEICYDTVLSLIDYATKYAYFTKLLEDDIPEHFIHEWKTLYYKQQPIFDILDPMEDLIKEKTEEEAAAPVEEIVRLELDRQEALNEDEFMEYHNYSYPWTLDLLIPNYDPESEDRKYEYLGNRILGHMVYTLLGIKYPYPPPLPPAELPQFSTKAILRGLPDRSITVPMQTLLNARKILVVRLETAINFCLRKFKTEMVGCTDIDLSFDKFIAAAPEEEEKELIRLMKMDDDAACKSSEIAIAAMLGVIAANTKQTQTPKTIPEEEIKLSDAAELGRYAYETLGVGDTLTAHLLSAMIVEYIKDHRDINGFVIINYPNSYREAQILEEHFSGYTPPNDTELDDRDEIYLEDSIINHRKKEKDAYKEVRVSKLVSDPHKKRAEKPFESYFTAYLRLKETSDILQEVVVWDLTQENSDLIDRFYAVLGLNYSMYYEAIDKEFLVQVCRYIIGDLSMPLKSTDNLFGSNVVSTLEFPSSEDKRTKSKIVRPDVLEGKSKATLRHGSSKQSKVSMTHQELEIVKEPSEEYTNTEGGMGELHGEEALTRTDSYEEVKILAGEEDWDYGEIPISEIIGVALATCWQEIERVYIQDIEQLFFAKRLQMNCLIPYARFIKDKMDQIITLPSSKQDLVCQFQKEYNDFENDWRDINFTKNEWHCRVKELQDKLYIICDQRKHHAEQQRHALICDNWAMEELTTLVNTYISCMQAELNRSILTFQAFHDFYFAMIRHLPPNERLASKELTRIFKESEDASGSRRSGEDKTYKQLRTNFQELQLKNIEIDFHNNPFNFIIENNVKFALRVVKDTNDSYRSLIAKEYSEIARLQPPIKKKDDASSEESVNLEEVFKQNALKCIDEWTVGINGEMYRASLRMLALQYKCYRDMKLFNDHINKTFMEVQSDINNYYINEIKSVDRLCKYLQMAVENGRRIPETLVLEHDTFVIDPNLLQFATTEAPRDSEVETELVEPMEFKISQLATLRSQFKIVAPHGITLQQAFIYLLQDFIFFGKESCNGSLFPEAWVNIDPEQVPKLVYILFGDTVYVDWRDFLIYCLNLRFPTVEELLELRKRFRCNDLSSTELIRRDDFIEEELWFEREFDPDDKHTQLRKNLIKHFLFELFEVEEDMMNYSAFLLAFCKDIDPIKGFVNALSMAIGRRICYAPEDCEDVVCKLIKLKKYKDACLACAMKCTKEFLDTLLTKVVNYCEGTTITELLYVPPPEDKKVKKGNGAKGQAAKRIEATQSARLPKVHKSLSSKSKIAQSDTNVKTFICRPCEDEGEVEEKPAEKPEHKEVEHKVETIEDPNLSYCISQAVIWNILKICLPWHFVLVPEQKKTPYIDQVTGVMKRLEVDTDNGDIYICRFVIDSTICKILHKVKKFTALNLGEAVHKIFV